AGCCGGTCGGATTGTTCTTGACCGCGTGGATGTCGGCCTCGAGGTGGACGTCCGAATCCGACGCCTTGCGCATCATGCCTTCCGGATCCATCGTGATCGGCTGCAGGTACACCGCGCCGATTTCCATCCCGCCTTGAATCTGGTGCTTGCCGATCGGGTATTCGGCCGCCGTCGCCGACAGCGCAGCGCACGCGGCCGCCAATGCGACACCGCTGCGAACAAAGGAAGAACGCGACATTGACACTCCTGTTTTTATTTCGTGACACATGTCCCGCCCGCGCGGACCGGAAACCCGGAGGGAGAGACAAAAAAGCGATGAAGAACGCTAATGCGAACTATTCTCAATACAGGCGCAAGTTTAGCACCGAACCGCTTCCGAAACAAATGGATGTGCCGCTAAACCCCTGATCCGACAAGGCTTACAGCGAGATTAACGGATGCGGCGGGGCGCCGCGGAACGTCACTCGACCCCGCTCACGTGATCGCCGACATTCGCCCCGAACACACGCTCGCGCAGCAGCGCGAGCTGGTCGCGCGTCTGCGCGGCTTTTTCGAACTCGAGATTCTTCGCGTAATCGGCCATCTGCTTCTCGAGCCGCTTGATTTCCTTCGCGATCTGCTTCTCGGACATGTCCTCGAACTTCGCGCGCTGCTGCGCCTCCTTCAGCTCGGCGCGCGCTTCGTCGGCGTTGTAGACGCCGTCGATGATGTCCTTGATCCGCTTCACGACGCCGCGCGGCGTAATGCCCATCTGCTCGTTGAACGCGATCTGCTTCGCGCGGCGGCGCTCGGTCTCGTCGATCGCGCGGCGCATCGAATCGGTGATCCGGTCCGCGTACAGGATCGCCTTGCCGTTCACGTTGCGCGCCGCGCGGCCGATCGTCTGGATCAGCGAGCGCTCGGCGCGCAGAAAGCCTTCCTTGTCCGCATCGAGGATCGCGACGAGCGACACTTCCGGAATGTCGAGGCCCTCGCGCAGCAGGTTGATCCCGACCAGCACGTCGAACGTGCCGAGCCGCAGGTCGCGGATGATCTCGACCCGCTCGACCGTGTCGATGTCGCTGTGCAGATAGCGAACCTTGACCCCGTGGTCGGCGAGGAATTCGGTCAGCTGCTCGGCCATCCGCTTCGTCAGCACGGTGATCAGCACGCGCTCGTCCGCCTTCACGCGCTCGGTGATCTCGGACAGCACGTCGTCGACCTGCGTGCTCGCCGGCCGCACCTCGATCGCCGGATCGACGAGCCCCGTCGGCCGCACGACCTGCTCGGCGGTCTGGCCGGACACGCGCTGCTCGTAATCGGCGGGCGTCGCCGACACGAACACCACCTGGCGCATCTTGCGCTCGAACTCGGGGAACTTGAGCGGCCGGTTGTCGAGCGCCGACGGCAGCCGGAAACCGTAATCGACGAGATTCTCCTTGCGCGCGCGGTCGCCGTTGTACATTCCGTTCAGCTGGCCGATCAGCACGTGCGATTCGTCGAGCAGCATCAGCGCGTCGGATGGCAGGTAGTCGACGAGCGTCGGCGGCGGTTCGCCCGGCGCCGCCCCGGAGAAGTGCCGCGAATAGTTCTCGATGCCCTTGCAGAAGCCGAGCTCCTGCAGCATTTCGAGGTCGAAGCGGGTGCGCTGCTCGAGCCGCTGCGCCTCGACGAGCTTGCCCTCGCGATGGAAGAACTCGAGACGCTCGCGCAGCTCCTCCTTGATCGTCTCGACGGCGCGCATCACGGTTTCGCGCGGCGTCACGTAGTGCGACGACGGATAGACGGTGAAGCGCGGGATCTTCTGCCGCACGCGGCCCGTCAACGGATCGAACAGATGCAGAGAATCGACTTCGTCGTCGAACAGCTCGACGCGCACCGCCATCTCCGCGTGTTCGGCCGGGAAGATATCGATCGTGTCGCCTCGCACGCGGAACGTGCCGCGCTGGAAGTCCTGCTCGTTGCGCGTGTACTGCATCGCGATCAGCCGCGCGATCACTTCGCGCTGGCCGATCTTGTCGCCCAGGCGCAGCGTCAGGATCATCTGGTGATACTCGGACGGATTGCCGATACCGTAGATCGCCGACACCGTCGCGACGATCACGACGTCGCGACGCTCCATCAGGCTCTTCGTCGCCGACAGCCGCATCTGCTCGATGTGCTCGTTGATCGACGAATCCTTTTCGATGAAGAGATCGCGCTGCGGCACGTACGCTTCCGGCTGGTAGTAGTCGTAGTACGACACGAAGTACTCGACCGCGTTGCGCGGGAAAAATTCGCGGAATTCCGAGTAGAGCTGCGCGGCGAGCGTCTTGTTCGGCGCAAACACGATCGCCGGGCGGCCGAGCCGCGCAATCGCGTTCGCCATCGTGTAGGTCTTGCCCGAGCCCGTCACGCCAAGCAGCGTCTGGAACGAAAGGCCGTCCTCGACGCCTTCGACCAGCGTCGTGATCGCGGTCGGCTGGTCGCCCGCGGGCGGATACGGCTGGTACAGCTGGAACGGCGATCCGTCGAACGTCACGAATTTCGATTCGTCGAGATCGTCGCGGGTGTCGGGATGATGTTCGGACATGTGGATGCGAGGCGGCGAGCCGAAACGGAGCAAAGGAGCATTCTAGCGCTTCGACGTTCGGCCGGCTCCGCCCCGCTCCGCTCGCGATCCGGCGGCCGGATGCGCAAAAAACCGCGGCCGCGCCCGAGACATTGGCCGAACGGAGACGTCGAATTCGCTACAATGACGAGTTGCTGCGCTTCGCTTTTCGCGCCGAGCCGCCGCCCTTTGCCGCGCTTCGCCGCACGGCCCGCCGGCCCGCATCGGCACCCCGAAGCTGACCCTCTTTTCACAACTGCTGCGAATCAATCATGTCGCTCTTCTCCGCTGTCGAACTTGCCCCCCGCGACCCGATCCTGGGCCTGAACGAAGCCTTCAACGCCGATGCGCGCCCGACCAAGGTGAATCTCGGCGTCGGCGTCTACACCAACGAAGACGGCAAGATTCCGCTGCTGCGCGCGGTGCGCGACGCGGAAAAGGCGCGGGTCGAAGCCGGCCTGCCGCGCGGCTACCTGCCGATCGACGGGATCGCCGCCTATGACACCGCCGTGCAGAAGCTGCTGCTCGGCGACGATTCGCCGCTGATCGCGGCCGGCCGCGTCGTGACGGCGCAGGCGCTCGGCGGCACGGGCGCGCTGAAGATCGGCGCGGACTTCCTTCGCACGCTGAACCCGAAGGCAAAGGTCGCCATCAGCGATCCGAGCTGGGAAAACCACCGCGCGCTGTTCGAAACGGCCGGCTTCGAGGTCGTCGCGTACCCGTACTACGACGCGAAGACGAACGGCGTCAACTTCGACGGCATGCTGGCCGCGCTCGACAGCTACGAGCCGGGCACGATCGTCGTGCTGCACGCGTGCTGCCACAACCCGACGGGCGTCGACCTGAACGAAGCGCAATGGGCGCAGGTCGTCGAAGTCGTGAAGGCGCGCAAGCTCGTGCCGTTCCTCGACATCGCTTATCAGGGCTTCGGCGAGAGCATCGAGGCCGACGCGGCCGCGGTGCGCCTCTTCGCGGCGGCGGATCTGAACGTGTTCGTGTCGTCGTCGTTCTCGAAGTCGTTCTCGCTGTACGGCGAGCGTGTCGGCGCGCTGTCGATCATTACCGACAGCAAGGACGAAGCCGCACGCGTGCTGTCGCAATTGAAGCGCGTGATCCGCACGAACTACTCGAACCCGCCGACGCACGGCGGCGCGATCGTCGCGGCGGTGCTCGCCTCGCCCGAACTGCGCGCCTCGTGGGTGCAGGAGCTCGGCGAAATGCGCGATCGCATCCGCGCGATGCGCAATGGCCTCGTCGAGCGCCTGAAGGCGGCCGGCATCGAGCGCGACTTCGGCTTCATCAACGCGCAACGCGGCATGTTCTCGTACTCGGGCCTGACGTCGGCGCAAGTCGACCGCCTGCGTGAAGAGTTCGGCATCTATGCGGTGAGCACCGGCCGGATCTGCGTCGCGGCGCTCAACACGCGCAATATCGACGTCGTGGCAAACGCAATCGCCGTCGTGCTGAAGTAAGCCGGACGCCGGCGCTGCGGCCTTTGAGCTGCCGCAGCGCTACGCTGCTGGAACAAGGACGCGCTCCGGATGGGGCGCGTTTTTTATGTTCGTGAACTGCACGGGCCTCGCC
This genomic stretch from Burkholderia oklahomensis C6786 harbors:
- a CDS encoding amino acid aminotransferase, which translates into the protein MSLFSAVELAPRDPILGLNEAFNADARPTKVNLGVGVYTNEDGKIPLLRAVRDAEKARVEAGLPRGYLPIDGIAAYDTAVQKLLLGDDSPLIAAGRVVTAQALGGTGALKIGADFLRTLNPKAKVAISDPSWENHRALFETAGFEVVAYPYYDAKTNGVNFDGMLAALDSYEPGTIVVLHACCHNPTGVDLNEAQWAQVVEVVKARKLVPFLDIAYQGFGESIEADAAAVRLFAAADLNVFVSSSFSKSFSLYGERVGALSIITDSKDEAARVLSQLKRVIRTNYSNPPTHGGAIVAAVLASPELRASWVQELGEMRDRIRAMRNGLVERLKAAGIERDFGFINAQRGMFSYSGLTSAQVDRLREEFGIYAVSTGRICVAALNTRNIDVVANAIAVVLK
- the uvrB gene encoding excinuclease ABC subunit UvrB; translation: MSEHHPDTRDDLDESKFVTFDGSPFQLYQPYPPAGDQPTAITTLVEGVEDGLSFQTLLGVTGSGKTYTMANAIARLGRPAIVFAPNKTLAAQLYSEFREFFPRNAVEYFVSYYDYYQPEAYVPQRDLFIEKDSSINEHIEQMRLSATKSLMERRDVVIVATVSAIYGIGNPSEYHQMILTLRLGDKIGQREVIARLIAMQYTRNEQDFQRGTFRVRGDTIDIFPAEHAEMAVRVELFDDEVDSLHLFDPLTGRVRQKIPRFTVYPSSHYVTPRETVMRAVETIKEELRERLEFFHREGKLVEAQRLEQRTRFDLEMLQELGFCKGIENYSRHFSGAAPGEPPPTLVDYLPSDALMLLDESHVLIGQLNGMYNGDRARKENLVDYGFRLPSALDNRPLKFPEFERKMRQVVFVSATPADYEQRVSGQTAEQVVRPTGLVDPAIEVRPASTQVDDVLSEITERVKADERVLITVLTKRMAEQLTEFLADHGVKVRYLHSDIDTVERVEIIRDLRLGTFDVLVGINLLREGLDIPEVSLVAILDADKEGFLRAERSLIQTIGRAARNVNGKAILYADRITDSMRRAIDETERRRAKQIAFNEQMGITPRGVVKRIKDIIDGVYNADEARAELKEAQQRAKFEDMSEKQIAKEIKRLEKQMADYAKNLEFEKAAQTRDQLALLRERVFGANVGDHVSGVE